ATGCAAGCGCTGCGAACCATTAAACGCCTAGAGACTCTGCCCGTGCCGGTGGTCGCGCTGGTGAACGGGTTTTGCCTTGGCGGCGGCTGCGAATTGGCACTGGCCTGCGACTGGGCGGTAGCCAGCGACAACGCGGTGTTTGGTCAACCGGAAGTGCTGCTGGGCGTCATTCCTGGCTTTGGGGGTACGCAACGCCTGCCACGCCGCGTTGGCCCCGCGATGGCGATTGATCTGGTCACCACCGGGCGCAAAATCGACGCCCAAGAGGCACTGCGTATTGGCTTGGTGAACCGGGTAATGCCGCAAGCAGAGCTGGAGAGCTACGCTGAAGAGCTCACTAAACAGCTTAAAGGTAACGGCCCGCAGTCAGTGCGCGGTGCCAAGCAGGCGGTTCACGACGGGATGGATCAAGACCTGGACAGCGCGCTGGCGCTGGAAACCAGCCTGTTTGCCTTCTGCTTTGCCGGTGATGAGCAGAAAGAAGGTATGGCGGCCTTTGTCGAGAAGCGTAAAGCTAATTTCTAAGCCTTTATTCATTCCAGTTTTACTTATTTAGGGGGTGGCGCTTGCGTCATCCCCGTTTTATTCTCAAAGGCTTCCTACTACTGATCTCTTCGGAGTTGCCACGATGCAATGGGCCGCGTTTATCCTCGCCGCGCTGGGTTTTGCCTACCTCCCTGGGCCTGCGATGTTGTATACCGCAGCGCAAACCCTGGGGCGTGGCCGACGAGCAGGGTGGTTAGCGGTCATGGGTGTGCACATGGGCTGCTACGTTCATGTGGTAGCCGCCGCGCTAGGCTTGGCACTGCTGTTTGCAGCGATTCCGCCTGCCTATATCGCCATGAAAATCATTGGCGGACTCTACCTGCTCTGGATGGGGTTGCGGCTATGGCAACAGGGCATTCGTGCCCATGGCGATGAGGTACCGCTGGCAACCACTAAACGCGTGCTACGTGACAGCTTTTTGGTGGAGGTGCTCAACCCTAAAACCGCGCTTTTCTTTGTCGCGTTTCTGCCCCAGTTTGTGCAGCCCGAGAGCGCTATGCCGGTAGCGTGGCAACTGCTCTGGTTAGGTATCGCCACCAATGCGCTGTTCTCATCGGCGGATGTTGTGGTGGTGCTGCTGGCCAGCCCATTGCGTGAGTGGTTACAAAAATCCCATGGTTCCTCCCGACTCATTCAGCGCATTGGCGGTGGTGTATTAATGGGGTTAGGCGGTAATACGCTGGCTCAGGCGGCACGTTAAGAGAGGCTGCCTTCATCGATCGGTTAATTCAATTCTCCACAAAAGGAGCGCTGCATGTTTGATCTCTATATTGCCAACAAGAATTACTCTTCTTGGTCGCTGCGCCCTTGGGTGCTGATGAAAGCACTGGAGATTCCGTTTAACGAACACCTAATGCCCTTTGAAGGGGGCACTGGCGCGAGTCATGCCACCTTTACCCGCTTTTCCCCTTCAGGCTTAGTGCCTTGCCTAGTGGAGGTGACGGACGAGGGCGAGCTGGCGGTGTGGGACTCCCTGGCGATTGTCGAGTATCTGGCCGAGCAGCACGCTAATGTCTGGCCGAGTGATAAAGCTGCCCGCGCCTGGGCACGCTCAGCCACAGCAGAGATGCACAGCAGCTTTAGCGCCCTGCGCGGCGACTGTCCAATGAACTGCGGTATGCGGGTGAAATTGAATAGCTTATCGGCCAACCTCAAGGCCGATCTGGCACGCGTGGATGCACTATGGCAGCAAGGGCTTGAGCGCTTTGGTGGGCCTTTTTTAGCGGGTGAAACCTTCTCCGCGGTAGATGCGTTTTACGCCCCTGTGGCCTTTCGCATGCAGACATTCAGCTTGCCGGTTAGCGAGAAGTCCCGGGCGTATGTCGAGCGCTTGCTAGCGCTGCCTGCCATGCAGGCATGGTATCAAGCCGCGCTAGAAGAGCCATGGCGGGAGTCCTTGCACGAGGCCGATACGTTGAAAAATGGCACAGTGACAGCTGACCACCGCAAAGCTTAACCTTTCAGGCTATTCACCAAGGACACCCTGCATCGGGTACACTGACGCAAATTTCGTTTGGAAACTTCCATGGCTCTTAGCGCAACGCCCTACAAAGTTGATATTAACCTGACCGATTTGGATCGCGGGGTGTATGAAACGCTGCGCTTTACCGTGGCTCGCCATCCATCAGAGACCGAAGAGCGAATGACCGCGCGCCTGCTCGCCTATGTGCTGTGGTATAGCGAAACGCTTGCCTTCGGGCGTGGGCTTTCCGATGTAGATGAACCGGCACTGTGGGAGAAAAGCCTAGACGGTCGCCTACTGCACTGGATCGAAGTGGGTTTGCCTGATGCCGAGCGGGTTACCTGGTGCTCACGTAGGGCAGAACGCGTGTCCCTCCTTGCTTACGGCCGGGTAGATCAATGGGAAAGTAAAGTGTTGCCCAGTGTGGCATCGCTGAAAAATGTCCATGTGGCGGGCCTGCCACAAGAGGCTCTAGCGACTATCGCTAAAGACCTGCCAAGGGCGATTAATTGGGCGGTAATGATCAGCGAAGGATCGCTGTTTATTACCGATGAAAATGGCCAGCATGAAATCACCCCGCAGTGGCTGCTGCGCGACAGATAGTGATTGGCCTTGGTCATTAGCCTACAAACTTCGGTTTAGTCTACTACGCTATAAATCTGAGCAATCATCAGCATAAGGGGTGTCCTACGGGCCATCCCTTACCCTAATTTTAGTGACTTAGCTTTTTCTGTCGAAGACAGTAAAAGTATGCTTGCTATCTTTTTGCATAATTACATACAATCAACAATGTTTGTTGCTATTCTTAATCAAGCAGTTTCAAAAAACAGGCCCAAGATCTTTCTCAAGGAATGAGTAATGAAAGCAAAGACCCCTTTACGATGGCAGCTGCTACCGCTCGTGGCTGTAGTAAGCCTGCTGCCAGTACTGGCGCAAGCCGACGATAGCATCCTCTCGATTAAGCACGAAAATGATGGCATGGCCAGCAGCGATGATGGCCACTTTACCAGCGGTTTTGAGCTAAATTGGGCATTTGAACCTGAAGCGCAAAGCTGGACGCAGCGCTTGGCCACCGCGTTACCTGATAGCCTCATTGGCAGCGCTGACATGGCAGCTTTTCGTCTGGTGCATCAGATTTATACGCCAAACAATATTGAGCAGCGTGGACTGATCGAAGATGATCGACCCTACGCAGGGATTGTTTACGGCGGTATGTCACTTTACGAAGATGTGCCCACGGGCAACTGGCGCCAAGCGACTGACCTGCACCTGGATATTGGCTTGGTAGGGCCTTCGTCGCTTGCCGATAGCATTCAACGTGAAGTGCATCGCATTACTGAAAGCGACCGCCCCAGCGGTTGGGATAACCAGCTTGGTGATGAAGCCATCGTCAACGTCTCCATGCGTCGCCAGTGGTGGCATAGCTCCCCATTGATCGGCAAGCAGTTTGCCCATGGCCCCAGCATCAGCGCTGCTTTGGGTAACCTCTATACCTACGCAAGCGCTGGGTATAGCGTGCGTTGGGGAGATGAGGCCCCTGGCATTCCTACACTAACGCCAAACTCCGGCAGCCGACACTATATGACGGGTAAAGAGGGGTGGCAGTGGTACCTGTTTGCCAGCGTCGACGGTTACTACATGGCGCAGAATCTGACACTGGACGGTAATACGTTTAGAAATAGTCACTCGGTTGATCGCCAAGAGTGGGTGGGCGATGTCTCAGCAGGGCTGGCGCTGGCCTGGGAAGATTGGCAGGTCACCTACGCTGTTGTACAGCGCTCACGTGAATTTGATGGCCAGGAAGAGCAGGATAAGTTTGGCTCCATCACGCTATCTAAGCGCTTCTAAAGGGCTACATTCCATACCCCGATGAAGGCGGCCTTGCGCCCCATAACAGTTCCTATGCCGAGTGGTGGGAGAGTCAGCACTAATTCCCCGATATCCTATACAACTGATCCAGTCCTGCTAGCCTTAATGTTGGATATGTGATGTTTACATAACGTTGGCATTTAAGGGAGTAAGGGTACATGGAAATGTATTTTTTTAATGGTTGGGGAAGTTTACTGCGAGTTATTATTGTTGGGATACTGGCTTACGCTGCTCTCGTTTTTTTCTTGCGAATATCGGGTAATCGCACGCTTTCGAAGATGAACGCCTTCGATTTAATTGTCACGGTGGCGCTTGGTTCCACATTGGCCACGGTTCTCTTATCTAAAGATGTAGCATTAGCTGAGGGCGCTGTGGCGATGGCGCTACTGATTTCTCTTCAGTTCATCATTACTTGGTTCAGTGTCAGAACCGCCTGGGTACGTCGGTTAGTGACGGGCGAGCCATTGATGTTGCTTTATCGTGGAGAATTTATTACTACCTCCATGCAAAAAGCACGGGTTACTCAGGATGAAGTTCAGTCGGCTATTCGCGGTAGTGGTATTGCTGATGTGACGGCTGTGGAAGCAGTGGTCTTGGAAACGGATGGTTCCATGAGTGTCATCAAGCCTCATGCAGAGAGCAGTCATTCGAGTTTAGAGGGTGTTCGCGGCCCCCGTTGAAGCCAATATGGGCCTAAGTAATATTAATTTCATCGTTCACGTTTGTGCCTAGCGGTGGTATTCTTCGCCACTGTTAATTTTAAGGACGCAACGTGAATATCAAAGCTGATCTTTCCATTCTCGATATTATTGGCCATCTGATTATTTGGGTGGTACTCAGTATCGTTACCATTGGCATAGCGCTATTTTTCTTCCCCTATTCGTTTTCACGATTTGTGATTAACCGTACCTCGGTAGTGGATGCTGCTGGGGTGGAGCGAAAAATGGTTTGTGATATCAACCTGTTCAGCAACATTGGCCATATTATCCTCTGGATGCTGATTTCGCTGGTCACCTTTGGACTGGGGTATATTTTCTACTTCTACCGGGTATGGAATTACGCCTTGAATAACTCACGGGTTGCATAGTCTTAGCTTGTAATCTGAAAGCTACCAAGAGCCTACGCTGAGAGATCAAGCGTAGGCTCTTTTGTTGGGCTACTTACTCCCCGTCAGCCAGTTTATCTTGGGTGCGAAGTTCAAAATCGCTGGCATCATGACGTTCGTGCAACTGCTCGTGCGGCTCGCCAAAGGAGCGGTTGACCATACGGCCGCGTTTAACGGCGGGGCGCTCATCGATCTCTTCCGTCCAGCGTAGAACGTTCTTGTAAGTGTGAGCTTCCAAGAACTCGGCCGCTTCATAAACGCGATTTTTCACCAGCGCACCATACCAAGGGTGAATCGCCATATCGGCAATGGTGTACTCATCGCCGGCCATAAAGCGATTTTCCGCCAAGTGGCGGTCAAGCACATCAAGCTGGCGCTTGACTTCCATGGTGTAGCGGTCAATCGGGTACTGATACTTTTCCGGTGCGTAGGCGTAAAAATGGCCAAAGCCGCCGCCTAACATTGGCGCGCTGCCCATTTGCCAGAATAGCCAAGAGAGGCACTCGGTACGCTTCGCCGGGTCGCTGGGTAAGAACTCGCCAAATTTTTCAGCCAAATAGAGCAGGATTGCGCCAGACTCAAACACTCGCTGGGGGGGATTGGCTGAGTGATCCATCAGTGCCGGAATTTTGGAGTTGGGGTTCACCTCAACAAAGCCGCTGCTGAATTGATCGCCTTCGCCAATTTGAATCAGGTAAGCGTCGTACTCAGCGCCTGTTACGCCTTTCTCCAGCAGCTCTTCCAGCATCACGGTGACTTTGACACCATTGGGCGTGGCCAGGGAGTAGAGCTGAAGTGGGTGTTTGCCTACCGGCAGCGCCTTGTCATGGGTAGGGCCTGCGATTGGGCGATTGATATTGGCAAATTTACCACCGTTGCCAGGTTCCCATTTCCAAACGCTCGGCGGAGTATAGGTGTTGTCGCTCATTAGTTTCCTCGCTATAAATATTCTATCAGTGTCAAAGCAGCTACAAGGCGTAGCTAGTGATTAGCCTGATAATAAAGTAGTTCATTTTCCCAAATGAGGTGGCGGATGCGTGTTATTGGTGTACTCGGCGGTATGAGCTGGGAATCTACCCAAGGCTACTACCGGGCCTTAAACGAAGGCGTAAAAGCGGCGCTAGGTGGCTTTCATTCGGCTAAGATCGTGATGGTTAGCGTCGATTTTGCCGACATTGAAGCACTGCAGCAGCAAGGCGATTGGCACGCGGCTGGCGATCTGCTGGCCAGCGCTGCCCAAAGCGTCGAGCGGGCGGGCGCCGATTGCCTGCTGATTGCCACTAACACCATGCATAAAGTGGCACCTGCCATTGAACAGGCTATTGCTATTCCGCTGCTGCATATTGCCGATGCCACGGCTGAACAACTCACCGCAGACGGCATTACCCGGGTTGGCCTATTGGGTACGCGCTTTACCATGGAACAGGACTTTTATATTGGTCGATTAGAACAGCGGTTCGGCATTGAGGTCGTGGTGCCGGATCAGTCTGAGCGCGACATCGTTCATCGGATTATCTTTGATGAACTTTGCCAGGGCCGCATTGAAGATGAATCACGTCAGCGCTATTTGGCAATCATTGATGCCTTGCATGCCCAAGGCGCCCAGGGGGTGATTTTAGGCTGTACCGAAATCGCCATGCTGGTAGGCCAGGGCGATACCGCGGTGCCCCTTTACGACACCACCGCTCTGCATGCCCAGAGAGCGGTGGCGTGGGCGCTAGCTAAGTAGGTGGCTAGCGGCTTATACCAACGTCAGGGTGACATTAATATTGCCACGGGTCGCGTTGGAATAGGGGCAGACAACATGGGCTTTATCGACCAGCTGCTGGGCAACGTCTTGCTCAAGGCCAGGCAGACTGATTTTTAGCTCGACTTCGATGCCAAAGCCGGTAGGAATGGCGCCGATACCAACGTGGCCATCAATTTTCGTATCCTGGGGTAGCTTTACTTTTTCCTGGCCAGCGACATGCTTTAGTGCGCCTAAAAAGCAGGCCGAGTAGCCAGCGGCAAAGAGCTGCTCAGGATTGGTGCCATCACCGCCTGCGCCTCCCAGCTCTTTGGGCGTGCTGAGTTTAACATCCAGCGCGCCATCGGACGATTTGGCTTGGCCTTCACGGCCGCCGGTAGCGGTGGCGTGAGCACGGTAAACAACATTTTCAATAGTGGTCGTCATTTGCTATCTCCTGTCGGTATTTTCATTATGAACTTACGCTATTAACTTAGCGCAGCTTTATTTTGCGCGCAATATAAACGCCAAATAAATCGCTACGCCCTGCGCCAAAAAGCAAAGGCTACTGGTTCTTTTGCAGGCTATCACGCAGCCGCACTAAGTCCTCTTTAAGCATGGTCAGTGCCTCAATTGACTGCTCGCTGGCATGCACCACACAGCTGGGAATATCGCACGCCTGTTCGCGCAACGCTTTGCCTTTGTCTGTGAGGTAAAGCTCTACTACGCGTTCGTCTTCATGGCTGCGTTTGCGATTCAACAGTTGATCGGCTTCAAGTCGCTTAAGCAGCGGCGTAAGTGAGCCAGGGTCTGTTAGTAGGCGCTTACTCATAGTGCCTACCGTGATGCCATCGTTTTGCCAAAGCACCAGCATCGCCAGGTATTGCGGGTAAGTTAGCCCCAACTTTTTGAGCAAGGGTTTATAAACTTTGGTCATCATCAACGAGGTTGAATAGAGCGCAAAGCAAAGTTGGTGATCGAGCTCTAATTCGCTACAAGATGGTTGCACAAGTATGGGTTCCGATCCGAAATACGTAGGGTAATGTAGCGCGGGAAGCAGTTAGTGGCTATCCCTAGACGTTGGTCGTAAGTTGGCAGTTTTGTTTTGACACGCACAGGGCAGGTAGCTAGCCTTCGCTTACTGGATGTTACCGGTAACAAGTTGCCGTTCATTGAATCAGCCATTAACAACCTCGCTATTAACGACTCAGCTATTAACAACCCAGTCATTAACAACAACGAGTATTTGGAGATAACGCTATGACACCTATTTGGCGCAACACACTGACCTTCGTCGGCGCGACCACCCTGACATTTGGTATGGCTCATGCCCAGAGCCCTGAGCTTTCTGATCCTCCTGAGATTGAAGGCGAGGTAGTTGGCGACCACGGCTCGCATACTTTGCGCATGGGCATCGGCCTTGCGGAAAGTTCGCCACAGTACCTATCCAGCCAATACTTTGGTGAGATTCTGGAGCAGCGTACCGACGGCCGTATTACCGTTAATGTCTTCCCTAACAGTCAGTTAGGTGATGACGTTCAAATGATGGAAATGCTGCAAACCGGTACGCTGGATATGACCTATCCTTCCAGCTCTGCCACCACTGGTTACGTTGAAGAACT
This Vreelandella neptunia DNA region includes the following protein-coding sequences:
- a CDS encoding enoyl-CoA hydratase-related protein, coding for MSEAVIEKVDNDGMVRLTINRPKALNALNSDVLAALEAHLVELESHPNLRAVLITGAGEKSFVAGADITEMREKTPEEARAFAMQALRTIKRLETLPVPVVALVNGFCLGGGCELALACDWAVASDNAVFGQPEVLLGVIPGFGGTQRLPRRVGPAMAIDLVTTGRKIDAQEALRIGLVNRVMPQAELESYAEELTKQLKGNGPQSVRGAKQAVHDGMDQDLDSALALETSLFAFCFAGDEQKEGMAAFVEKRKANF
- a CDS encoding LysE family translocator, which gives rise to MQWAAFILAALGFAYLPGPAMLYTAAQTLGRGRRAGWLAVMGVHMGCYVHVVAAALGLALLFAAIPPAYIAMKIIGGLYLLWMGLRLWQQGIRAHGDEVPLATTKRVLRDSFLVEVLNPKTALFFVAFLPQFVQPESAMPVAWQLLWLGIATNALFSSADVVVVLLASPLREWLQKSHGSSRLIQRIGGGVLMGLGGNTLAQAAR
- a CDS encoding glutathione S-transferase family protein, whose amino-acid sequence is MFDLYIANKNYSSWSLRPWVLMKALEIPFNEHLMPFEGGTGASHATFTRFSPSGLVPCLVEVTDEGELAVWDSLAIVEYLAEQHANVWPSDKAARAWARSATAEMHSSFSALRGDCPMNCGMRVKLNSLSANLKADLARVDALWQQGLERFGGPFLAGETFSAVDAFYAPVAFRMQTFSLPVSEKSRAYVERLLALPAMQAWYQAALEEPWRESLHEADTLKNGTVTADHRKA
- a CDS encoding YaeQ family protein → MALSATPYKVDINLTDLDRGVYETLRFTVARHPSETEERMTARLLAYVLWYSETLAFGRGLSDVDEPALWEKSLDGRLLHWIEVGLPDAERVTWCSRRAERVSLLAYGRVDQWESKVLPSVASLKNVHVAGLPQEALATIAKDLPRAINWAVMISEGSLFITDENGQHEITPQWLLRDR
- a CDS encoding lipid A deacylase LpxR family protein; its protein translation is MKAKTPLRWQLLPLVAVVSLLPVLAQADDSILSIKHENDGMASSDDGHFTSGFELNWAFEPEAQSWTQRLATALPDSLIGSADMAAFRLVHQIYTPNNIEQRGLIEDDRPYAGIVYGGMSLYEDVPTGNWRQATDLHLDIGLVGPSSLADSIQREVHRITESDRPSGWDNQLGDEAIVNVSMRRQWWHSSPLIGKQFAHGPSISAALGNLYTYASAGYSVRWGDEAPGIPTLTPNSGSRHYMTGKEGWQWYLFASVDGYYMAQNLTLDGNTFRNSHSVDRQEWVGDVSAGLALAWEDWQVTYAVVQRSREFDGQEEQDKFGSITLSKRF
- a CDS encoding DUF421 domain-containing protein: MEMYFFNGWGSLLRVIIVGILAYAALVFFLRISGNRTLSKMNAFDLIVTVALGSTLATVLLSKDVALAEGAVAMALLISLQFIITWFSVRTAWVRRLVTGEPLMLLYRGEFITTSMQKARVTQDEVQSAIRGSGIADVTAVEAVVLETDGSMSVIKPHAESSHSSLEGVRGPR
- a CDS encoding DUF6693 family protein, which translates into the protein MNIKADLSILDIIGHLIIWVVLSIVTIGIALFFFPYSFSRFVINRTSVVDAAGVERKMVCDINLFSNIGHIILWMLISLVTFGLGYIFYFYRVWNYALNNSRVA
- the yghU gene encoding glutathione-dependent disulfide-bond oxidoreductase, yielding MSDNTYTPPSVWKWEPGNGGKFANINRPIAGPTHDKALPVGKHPLQLYSLATPNGVKVTVMLEELLEKGVTGAEYDAYLIQIGEGDQFSSGFVEVNPNSKIPALMDHSANPPQRVFESGAILLYLAEKFGEFLPSDPAKRTECLSWLFWQMGSAPMLGGGFGHFYAYAPEKYQYPIDRYTMEVKRQLDVLDRHLAENRFMAGDEYTIADMAIHPWYGALVKNRVYEAAEFLEAHTYKNVLRWTEEIDERPAVKRGRMVNRSFGEPHEQLHERHDASDFELRTQDKLADGE
- a CDS encoding aspartate/glutamate racemase family protein, translating into MRVIGVLGGMSWESTQGYYRALNEGVKAALGGFHSAKIVMVSVDFADIEALQQQGDWHAAGDLLASAAQSVERAGADCLLIATNTMHKVAPAIEQAIAIPLLHIADATAEQLTADGITRVGLLGTRFTMEQDFYIGRLEQRFGIEVVVPDQSERDIVHRIIFDELCQGRIEDESRQRYLAIIDALHAQGAQGVILGCTEIAMLVGQGDTAVPLYDTTALHAQRAVAWALAK
- a CDS encoding organic hydroperoxide resistance protein, with the protein product MTTTIENVVYRAHATATGGREGQAKSSDGALDVKLSTPKELGGAGGDGTNPEQLFAAGYSACFLGALKHVAGQEKVKLPQDTKIDGHVGIGAIPTGFGIEVELKISLPGLEQDVAQQLVDKAHVVCPYSNATRGNINVTLTLV
- a CDS encoding MarR family winged helix-turn-helix transcriptional regulator, whose translation is MQPSCSELELDHQLCFALYSTSLMMTKVYKPLLKKLGLTYPQYLAMLVLWQNDGITVGTMSKRLLTDPGSLTPLLKRLEADQLLNRKRSHEDERVVELYLTDKGKALREQACDIPSCVVHASEQSIEALTMLKEDLVRLRDSLQKNQ